GTTTGGCCGCCTCCTGGATGGCGCTTGCGGTCGGCGGACGCTTGTGATGCAGCGACACCGCCAGACCGAAGGTCGCCTCCTTCCAGCGGTCGCTGTTCGCCTCGGCCGTCTCCAATACCTCGCGGAAATACGGCTCAGCCCGGTCGAATTCGTAGTACCGGACGTATTGCCAACCTTCCCGAATCGGATCCGGCGCCCCGTCCGCGCCGACGCTCGTTCCGCACAGCACGCTCGCCCACATCGCCAGGGCCGTCAGCCAACAGGTCGATCTCATTCAGGCAAAGCTCCCATTTATGGCTTATGATTCATTGACCGCCCACCGGGGGGCAGAAAAACCGCATGGTAACGTAGGCGGATTCCTATGTCAAACAATCCCTTGCGTTTGCGGGGATTAACCGGGTCTTCAGGCGGCGCCTTGGCGCCCTTACATACGTTCATACCGCCCCGACCGTTCATGGTTGAGATTTCGATGTAAATCCATCGTTCTGGAGGGGATAAATCGCAGCGATGGCCGCCAATGGGTCGATCAGATACCCCGCAACGCCTCTTCCTCAAGCGGAATCAGCACCGTGTCCGTCTCGATGTGTGCGGGATTGATATCCTTGGACCCAGGCTGAAGATGCGGCGAGAGCGACAATCCGCCCAGGTCACGGTAGGCCGAATAGACGTTGTCGCCGTGCATGCCGGCGTGCGGGTTGGTGTGAAATGCGACGCTGGCGTCCGCGAACAGCAGATTCTGACCCTTCGACTTATGATTCAGGCTATTGGCCTTGGTCGTGTCAAGCCGGTAGTTCTCCGGATCGCCCTTAAACGCGTGGGCCGTCGGGTCCAAGCCGTTGTTCTCGTCGCCCCCCAGCACGAAACCGGGATTCGGACCCATCACCGACCACTGCGGCGACCACGGGTTGTGGAACGAGTAGCTCACCAGCGGACCGGCCGAATGGTCCACGTAGAAATCGGAGAAATATTCCGCCGAACGCCGGCTTCCGTCGCTTTCCTCCAGCGGGTCTTCCAGGCCGCGCTTCCGCGGAACCGCTGGGCAGACAAACAGCTTCTCCGGAAGCGGTGAATTGCGGTTGCGGCACAACAGCCAGATGCCCGCCGTCACCGACTTGTGCACGGGAATGCTGGAGTCGAACGGATCGTCGATGCCGCTCGAGTAACCGCATACCGGCGAAAGGTTGCGCCACGAGACCTGCGGATCGTTCGTCGCCACCACCTTCTGGTTGTTGCCAAGTGGCGGATCGATGCACGGGTAACTGCCGTGATTGGCGTCCGCGTAGACGATCAGGCCCACGCCGATCTGATGGAGGTTGGACGTGCAGGTGACCCGGTAGCCCGTTGCGTGGACCTGGGCGATCACGGGAATGATGATCGCCACCAGCATCGCGATGATGCCGACCACCACGATCAGTTCCATCAGTGTAAACGCCCTGAAGCGCCTCACCGTCGACCTCCGCCCCCCAATCCCTGTCCCCACCCATTATACGACAAGTGTCGATGGTTACCAAGTGATTCGCCAGCCGTTTCGCACGAAAGCAACCGATGACGACCGTCTGAAACGTCTCAGTGTCGTCCTTCCACATTAAAGGCACCGATATTCCTCCACCCGTGCACCAGAACCAAAACCCCCAAAATCGACAACGTTCCCAAATTGCGGATGCGGAAAAAGACGCTTAAAACCCGCTGAAATCCCCCGAAGTGGTATTCTTCTGACTTCTGACTTCTCTGCGCTACCGTCGCCGGGCGGGTTCTCTTGTCGTCTTCCAGCCGCTGTCTTCCTGCTCGCCGCCGCTGGTGGATTGGATGGTCTGGCTGGTGTCGGATTGGTCGGATGAGCTGAAGAGGGCTGGGGCGTAGCGGTAGGTGCCGTACGTGCCGAGGGCAAGAAGAGCGGTGGCCGCCGCAACGATCGCTTTTGCTTTCAGAGACCCTAGGGTCGACGAGACAACTCCCGGGACGACTGAGCCGCTCGTCTGCAACACCGCGCCGGCCACCGCCGGTCCACTCACTGTCCCAACTCCCGCAATCGCCATTTTGCCCAACCCCGCCAGCAGCGTGGCTGGGACTTCGCACGCCGTCTTGCCCGCCATCATGGCCATCAGCACCGCCGCGGATGGTGCCAGGCAGGTCATCCGCAGCTTGCCGCGAAGCTCGTTGACGCCCCGCTCGATCCGCCGCGAGACCGTCGAACGGTGCACGCCCAGCTCATCGGCGATCTGCTCCTGGCTTTTGCCGTGCAGAAAGTGCAGGATCACCGGCAGCCGCAGTTCCTCATCGAGGTCGTCCAGGGCTTTATCCACCTGCGGAGCGATCTCGCGCCACGTCGGCTCAGCGGCCGCTGCGATCTCCGACCGCTCAGCCGTCGCCACCGCTTCGCGATGCCGCCGGCGCGAGGCCTCGCGGATCGTGTTGGCCGCCCGATGCGTCGCCGCACGGTGCAGCCACCCGGCCAGCGACGTATTCACCTGCTCCGCCTTTCGCGCCAACTCCAGGAACGTCTCCTGGGCCGCGTCCTCCGCGTCCGCCGGGTTATGTGTCACTCGCAAACAAGTTCCATAAACCAGATTTACATACCGGCGGAACAGCGTGGCAAACGCCTCAGCGTCGTGCGTCCGCGCATAGCTATGCAGTAGTGTCAGATCGTTCGAGACTGCCATAAACCACCGTTCTCTCCACTCCCTCCACCCACAAGACACCGCCCACACCATCCATTGTGCACGAAAACCGCGATTTTGGCAACCGGGGCGTTTTGCGCTACAGCCCGAACTGGTAACCTGGGCACCTGCGGAAATGATAGGCGGTTTCGCCGAGGGCGGTATCGAGGTAGGCCAGGCACAGCGTGCGGAACCAGGTCGGGAACATGGCGCTTTCGTTGACACCCGACGCGAGGATCGGATGGCCGTACTCGAAGGGGCGGTCGCGCATGAAGACAAAGCCGCCGTCGTCGTTG
The sequence above is drawn from the Phycisphaerae bacterium genome and encodes:
- a CDS encoding sigma-70 family RNA polymerase sigma factor, with the translated sequence MAVSNDLTLLHSYARTHDAEAFATLFRRYVNLVYGTCLRVTHNPADAEDAAQETFLELARKAEQVNTSLAGWLHRAATHRAANTIREASRRRHREAVATAERSEIAAAAEPTWREIAPQVDKALDDLDEELRLPVILHFLHGKSQEQIADELGVHRSTVSRRIERGVNELRGKLRMTCLAPSAAVLMAMMAGKTACEVPATLLAGLGKMAIAGVGTVSGPAVAGAVLQTSGSVVPGVVSSTLGSLKAKAIVAAATALLALGTYGTYRYAPALFSSSDQSDTSQTIQSTSGGEQEDSGWKTTREPARRR